In Pseudonocardia sp. C8, one genomic interval encodes:
- a CDS encoding NAD(P)H-dependent glycerol-3-phosphate dehydrogenase, translating into MSRAFEERPVNEPVHDIARVAVLGAGSWGTAFAKVLADAGRGVRLWARRAEVADAINETRHNPDYLSDVELPAKLSATHDPAEALDGADAVIFAVPSQSLRANLEQWRDLIPDGVTLTSLAKGVELGTLKRMTEVIDDVTGVGPDRLAVVSGPNLAAEIAHEEPTATVIACVDHERAVALQTACATGYFRSYTNTDVVGAELGGAGKNVIALAVGVAAGMGLGDNSRASLITRGLAEMSRLGVALGASPLTFAGLAGMGDLVATCSSPLSRNRTFGEQLGRGASLAEAERANHGQVAEGVKSCLSICELADRHGVELPIADAVRRLCHEGMTARQMAKELISRAPKPE; encoded by the coding sequence GTGAGCCGGGCGTTCGAGGAGCGTCCGGTCAACGAGCCGGTGCACGACATCGCGCGGGTCGCCGTCCTCGGCGCCGGCAGCTGGGGCACCGCGTTCGCGAAGGTCCTCGCCGACGCCGGCCGCGGCGTCCGGCTCTGGGCCCGCCGCGCCGAGGTGGCCGACGCGATCAACGAGACCCGGCACAACCCCGACTACCTGTCCGACGTCGAGCTCCCGGCGAAGCTGTCCGCCACCCACGACCCGGCCGAGGCGCTCGACGGCGCCGACGCGGTGATCTTCGCGGTGCCCTCGCAGTCGCTGCGCGCCAACCTGGAGCAGTGGCGGGACCTGATCCCGGACGGGGTCACGCTCACCAGCCTCGCGAAGGGTGTCGAGCTCGGGACGCTGAAGCGGATGACCGAGGTGATCGACGACGTCACCGGGGTCGGCCCCGACCGGCTGGCCGTGGTCTCCGGGCCGAACCTGGCCGCGGAGATCGCGCACGAGGAGCCGACGGCCACCGTCATCGCCTGCGTCGACCACGAGCGCGCGGTGGCCCTGCAGACGGCGTGCGCGACCGGCTACTTCCGCTCCTACACCAACACCGACGTCGTCGGCGCGGAGCTGGGTGGCGCCGGCAAGAACGTGATCGCGCTGGCCGTCGGCGTCGCGGCGGGGATGGGGCTGGGCGACAACTCGCGGGCGTCGCTCATCACCCGCGGGCTGGCCGAGATGTCGCGGCTCGGGGTGGCGCTGGGTGCCTCCCCGCTGACGTTCGCCGGCCTGGCCGGGATGGGCGACCTCGTGGCGACGTGCAGCTCGCCGCTGTCCCGCAACCGCACCTTCGGGGAGCAGCTCGGGCGCGGGGCCAGCCTGGCCGAGGCGGAGCGGGCCAACCACGGGCAGGTCGCCGAGGGCGTGAAGTCCTGCCTGTCGATCTGCGAGCTGGCGGACCGCCACGGCGTCGAGCTCCCGATCGCCGACGCGGTGCGCCGGCTGTGCCACGAGGGGATGACGGCCCGCCAGATGGCCAAGGAGCTGATCAGCCGGGCGCCGAAACCCGAGTGA
- a CDS encoding lysophospholipid acyltransferase family protein: MAREKGGFWIGLAATVFYPLGWLTGRQRYQGREHLPSTGGALLVGNHISYLDPVHTALFVHTAGRVPRFMAKNSLWGVPLLGAILRGSGQIPVFRDTADAQNSLAAGTRALADGKIVIIYPEGTITRDPEGWPMRSRTGVARMALASDVPVVPMVHWGTREVYDHYGKRFRPLPRTDLVLRAGDPVDLSAYRGRPADAVVLREVTDLIMSRVRDLLAEVRGEAAPAEFYRRSSEREAGR, translated from the coding sequence GTGGCCCGCGAGAAGGGCGGATTCTGGATCGGGCTGGCCGCGACCGTCTTCTACCCGCTGGGGTGGCTGACGGGCCGGCAGCGCTACCAGGGCCGCGAACACCTGCCCTCCACCGGTGGTGCGTTGCTCGTCGGCAACCACATCTCCTACCTGGACCCGGTGCACACCGCGCTGTTCGTGCACACCGCGGGCCGGGTGCCGCGGTTCATGGCGAAGAACAGCCTGTGGGGCGTCCCGCTCCTGGGCGCGATCCTGCGCGGCAGCGGGCAGATCCCGGTGTTCCGGGACACCGCCGACGCCCAGAACAGCCTGGCCGCCGGCACCCGGGCGCTCGCCGACGGGAAAATCGTGATCATCTACCCGGAGGGCACGATCACCCGGGACCCGGAGGGCTGGCCGATGCGGTCGCGCACCGGTGTGGCGCGGATGGCGCTGGCCTCGGACGTGCCGGTGGTTCCGATGGTGCACTGGGGTACCCGCGAGGTGTACGACCACTACGGGAAGAGGTTCCGGCCGCTCCCGCGCACCGACCTGGTGCTGCGCGCGGGCGATCCGGTGGACCTGTCGGCGTACCGGGGGCGCCCGGCGGACGCCGTCGTGCTGCGGGAGGTGACGGACCTGATCATGAGCAGGGTGCGCGACCTGCTGGCCGAGGTGCGGGGCGAGGCCGCGCCGGCCGAGTTCTACCGGCGCAGCTCCGAGCGGGAGGCCGGCCGGTGA
- the cofC gene encoding 2-phospho-L-lactate guanylyltransferase codes for MTLRVDLVVPVKPLPGAKTRLRGAADGGVGDLGAHLRLALALARDTVHAAVSAAAVRDVVVISSDPAVALEAGPLGAEVVTDPGRGLNGALRHGAGILRSRDAGSAIGALQADLPALRPSELDDAVARAAALFATGVQRVFQPDEPGTGTTLLIAAPGLDLAPRFGGASAAAHRASGAVVLPGDRPGLRRDVDTAADLDAAAVLGVGDWTRAVIASRDGGTHRRGHPEFICDVGCLFGPHDPGAKQSPRE; via the coding sequence GTGACCCTGCGGGTGGACCTGGTCGTCCCGGTGAAGCCGCTGCCCGGCGCGAAGACCCGGCTGCGCGGCGCCGCGGACGGTGGCGTCGGCGATCTCGGCGCGCACCTCCGGCTGGCACTGGCGCTGGCCCGGGACACCGTGCACGCCGCGGTGTCGGCCGCGGCCGTCCGGGACGTCGTGGTCATCTCCTCCGACCCGGCGGTGGCCCTGGAGGCCGGCCCGCTCGGCGCGGAGGTGGTCACCGACCCGGGGCGGGGGCTCAACGGCGCGCTGCGGCACGGCGCCGGCATCCTGCGCTCCCGGGACGCCGGCTCCGCGATCGGGGCGCTGCAGGCCGACCTGCCCGCGCTGCGCCCGTCCGAGCTCGACGACGCCGTCGCCCGGGCCGCGGCACTGTTCGCCACCGGGGTGCAGCGGGTCTTCCAGCCGGACGAGCCCGGCACCGGAACCACCCTGCTGATCGCCGCTCCGGGGCTCGACCTCGCCCCGCGGTTCGGCGGGGCCTCGGCGGCGGCGCACCGGGCGTCCGGGGCGGTCGTGCTGCCCGGCGACCGGCCCGGCCTGCGCCGCGACGTCGACACCGCGGCCGACCTCGACGCCGCCGCCGTGCTCGGGGTCGGGGACTGGACCCGGGCGGTGATCGCGAGCCGGGACGGCGGGACGCACCGGCGCGGCCATCCAGAATTCATCTGTGACGTCGGGTGTCTGTTTGGCCCGCACGACCCGGGTGCGAAACAATCGCCACGTGAGTGA